One Candidatus Wallbacteria bacterium genomic window carries:
- a CDS encoding ATP-binding protein, with amino-acid sequence MFKRPVFSEFLKRCRAKRNFIQVLSGPRQTGKTTLVRQMMQEISVPVHYASADEPLLKDRAWLTQQWETARALCRNREGLVVLDEIQKIQDWSETVKRLWDEDTASGSGLRAVILGSSPLLVRKGLSDSLAGRFETIPVTHWSFPEMKAAFGWDLLKYIYYGGYPGSAALIEDHERWRHYILDSLIETTVSRDILLMNRVEKPVLLRRLFELGCTYSGQVLSYQKMLGQLQDAGNTTTLAHYLELLDSAGLLTGLQKFYGDAARTRSSSPKFMVYNTALLSALSSHSYEAAVGQPEIFGRLVESAVGATLLNGAKGKRLEVYYWAGGNREVDFVLRSGKTVTAIEVKSGRKKTSLQGLEQFNGKFRVDHTLLVGTGGIPLETFLASPVEEWVTSIQ; translated from the coding sequence ATGTTTAAAAGACCGGTGTTCTCGGAGTTTCTGAAAAGATGCAGGGCAAAGCGGAACTTTATCCAGGTACTTTCAGGCCCCAGGCAAACAGGAAAGACTACCCTGGTCAGGCAGATGATGCAGGAGATTTCGGTTCCAGTTCATTATGCCTCAGCGGATGAACCGCTGCTAAAGGACCGGGCTTGGCTGACGCAGCAATGGGAGACTGCAAGGGCGCTGTGCAGGAATCGTGAAGGATTGGTTGTTCTGGACGAAATCCAGAAAATTCAGGACTGGTCCGAGACAGTCAAGCGGCTCTGGGACGAGGACACAGCTTCCGGAAGCGGGTTGAGAGCAGTAATTCTCGGCTCATCCCCGCTGTTGGTCCGTAAAGGCTTATCAGACAGCCTAGCCGGCAGATTCGAAACAATTCCTGTCACGCATTGGTCGTTTCCAGAAATGAAGGCTGCTTTCGGCTGGGATCTGCTGAAATACATATATTATGGAGGCTATCCGGGGAGCGCCGCGCTGATCGAGGATCACGAACGATGGAGGCATTATATCCTGGATTCATTGATCGAAACCACGGTTTCCAGAGACATTCTGCTTATGAACCGGGTGGAAAAACCTGTTCTGCTGCGCAGGCTGTTTGAGCTTGGCTGCACATATTCCGGTCAGGTGCTGTCTTATCAGAAAATGCTCGGGCAATTGCAGGACGCCGGCAATACGACCACTCTGGCCCATTACCTGGAATTGCTTGATTCCGCAGGGCTGCTCACAGGGCTCCAGAAATTTTACGGTGATGCTGCAAGAACGAGGTCTTCCAGCCCCAAGTTCATGGTCTACAACACCGCCCTTTTAAGTGCACTCTCGTCCCATTCATATGAAGCTGCAGTCGGACAGCCTGAAATCTTTGGACGGCTGGTGGAATCTGCGGTTGGCGCGACGCTGTTAAACGGGGCAAAGGGAAAGAGGCTGGAAGTTTATTACTGGGCAGGCGGAAACCGGGAAGTGGATTTTGTGCTTCGATCCGGAAAAACAGTGACTGCGATTGAAGTGAAAAGCGGTAGAAAAAAAACCTCACTTCAGGGCCTGGAACAATTCAACGGGAAATTCAGGGTTGATCATACTTTGCTGGTCGGCACAGGAGGCATTCCATTGGAAACATTTTTAGCAAGCCCGGTTGAAGAATGGGTGACTTCGATCCAGTAA
- a CDS encoding DMT family transporter, with amino-acid sequence MKTRTLLLCFLTSFCGSTIAIFVSGLSRAGIAYPLSLLKWRLFFAAIFFYFLYKRRWFTFVETDARQSSVNENRQQIRAAAPLPWLVLIYHGLVPTFAAMLMFFYSICIGTPAGFATFLFFLYPVSNMLYGYLILSEKPSGRAYISLAIVLTGLALLLWDKADASLIGIVTAIVSGNLFGTGVICHRWYKLRNLSTAVVNFYVFMVGALAAVILDALVIRSGIDPYHFSGLIPLRPEVALHFLGLVLIGTVAFFTLLSYVSGKVENYLLGIFLSLEPALTTLMSVLILGESLPIPKLSGMALIMTGIIILSLKKEQS; translated from the coding sequence GTGAAAACTCGCACCCTGCTCCTCTGCTTCCTGACTTCTTTCTGCGGATCGACCATCGCGATCTTCGTCTCAGGCCTTTCCAGGGCAGGCATAGCCTACCCGCTCTCGCTCCTGAAATGGCGCCTGTTCTTTGCCGCCATCTTCTTCTATTTCCTGTATAAGCGCCGCTGGTTCACTTTCGTGGAAACTGACGCCAGGCAATCCTCAGTCAACGAAAACCGCCAGCAAATCCGGGCCGCAGCGCCGCTCCCCTGGCTTGTTTTAATTTACCATGGCCTGGTGCCCACTTTCGCCGCAATGCTGATGTTCTTCTACAGCATCTGCATCGGCACTCCGGCAGGTTTCGCCACTTTCCTCTTTTTCCTCTATCCAGTCTCCAACATGTTGTATGGGTATCTGATCCTCTCTGAAAAGCCCAGCGGCCGGGCTTACATCTCGCTCGCCATAGTGCTGACAGGCCTGGCCCTGCTCCTCTGGGACAAGGCGGACGCCTCGCTGATCGGGATCGTCACAGCGATAGTCTCAGGCAATCTGTTCGGCACAGGCGTAATCTGCCACCGCTGGTACAAGCTGAGAAATCTCTCCACAGCAGTGGTGAACTTCTATGTGTTCATGGTGGGAGCCCTGGCTGCAGTAATCCTGGATGCGCTGGTGATCCGCTCAGGCATCGACCCTTATCATTTCTCAGGCCTGATCCCGCTCAGACCCGAAGTAGCCCTGCATTTCCTGGGCCTGGTCCTGATCGGCACAGTAGCTTTCTTCACTTTGCTCTCCTATGTGTCAGGCAAAGTAGAGAACTACCTGCTTGGCATCTTCCTCTCCCTGGAGCCTGCTCTCACCACTCTGATGTCTGTGCTGATTCTGGGAGAATCCCTGCCGATCCCGAAACTCTCAGGCATGGCCCTGATCATGACAGGGATAATTATACTGTCGCTGAAAAAAGAGCAGAGCTGA
- the ahcY gene encoding adenosylhomocysteinase produces MKKNGTEMERETGKGKARASSRPETAYLPLNLKLTHKVADMTLAELGRKEMQLAEREMPGLMAVREKYGPKKPLKGLKLTGSLHMTIQTAMLIETLKVLGADIRWASCNIFSTQDEAAAAIVRAGTAAVFAWKGETLEEYWWCTEQALTWPDGSGPDLIVDDGGDATLLVHYGVKAERKPAILDGKADNKEFAIVMDRVRESIDRNPKHWTRIASKIRGVSEETTTGVHRLYQMKEKNELLFPAINVNDSVTKSKFDNLYGCRESLADGIKRATDIMVAGKTVVICGYGDVGKGCSQSMRGFGARVVVTEIDPICALQAAMAGFEVTTLEEVVSQGDIFVTTTGNCRVIAGSHMEKMKDEAIVCNIGHFDSEIDMHYLETTKGCRKLNIKPQVDRWTLKSGRSILILAEGRLVNLGCAKGHPSFVMSTSFTNQCLAQIELATKKHDLNVFTISKKLDEEVARLHLGRLGVKLTKLSKEQADYLSVPVEGPYKAENYRY; encoded by the coding sequence ATGAAGAAGAACGGAACTGAAATGGAGCGGGAAACAGGGAAGGGAAAAGCCAGAGCCTCCAGCAGGCCTGAGACAGCTTACCTGCCGCTCAACCTCAAGCTGACTCACAAAGTCGCTGACATGACGCTCGCAGAACTGGGCAGGAAAGAGATGCAGCTTGCAGAGCGCGAGATGCCGGGGCTGATGGCTGTGCGCGAAAAGTACGGCCCCAAGAAACCGTTGAAAGGGCTGAAACTGACCGGCAGCCTGCATATGACGATCCAGACGGCCATGCTGATCGAGACACTCAAGGTGCTGGGAGCGGACATCCGCTGGGCTTCCTGCAATATCTTCTCAACCCAGGACGAGGCTGCGGCAGCGATCGTCAGAGCCGGAACAGCCGCAGTCTTCGCCTGGAAGGGCGAGACACTGGAAGAATACTGGTGGTGCACTGAGCAGGCCCTGACCTGGCCTGACGGCTCAGGCCCAGACCTGATCGTGGACGACGGCGGTGACGCCACGCTGCTCGTGCATTACGGCGTGAAAGCCGAGCGCAAGCCTGCCATCCTGGACGGGAAAGCGGACAACAAGGAATTCGCGATCGTGATGGACAGGGTCAGAGAGTCAATCGACAGGAATCCCAAGCACTGGACCAGGATCGCTTCCAAAATCAGGGGCGTGTCCGAAGAGACCACGACAGGCGTGCACAGGCTGTATCAGATGAAGGAAAAGAACGAGCTGCTCTTCCCTGCGATCAATGTGAACGATTCTGTCACAAAATCCAAGTTCGACAATTTATACGGCTGCCGCGAATCCCTGGCTGACGGCATCAAGCGCGCCACAGATATCATGGTGGCAGGCAAAACTGTGGTGATCTGCGGATATGGCGATGTGGGCAAGGGCTGCTCCCAGTCCATGCGCGGCTTCGGAGCCAGAGTGGTAGTGACTGAGATCGACCCGATCTGCGCCCTGCAGGCGGCCATGGCAGGATTCGAAGTCACGACTCTGGAAGAAGTGGTTTCCCAGGGCGACATTTTTGTCACCACCACAGGAAACTGCAGGGTGATCGCAGGATCGCACATGGAGAAGATGAAGGACGAGGCGATTGTCTGCAACATCGGGCATTTCGACAGCGAGATCGACATGCATTACCTGGAAACCACCAAAGGCTGCAGAAAGTTGAACATCAAGCCCCAGGTGGACCGCTGGACCCTTAAATCCGGCCGTTCCATCTTAATACTGGCCGAAGGCAGGCTGGTGAATCTCGGCTGCGCCAAGGGACACCCGAGCTTCGTGATGAGCACCAGTTTCACAAACCAGTGCCTGGCTCAGATCGAACTGGCCACCAAAAAGCACGACCTGAATGTGTTCACAATCAGCAAGAAGCTGGACGAGGAAGTCGCCAGGCTGCATCTGGGCCGGCTCGGCGTGAAACTGACCAAGCTGAGCAAGGAGCAGGCGGACTACTTGAGTGTGCCGGTAGAAGGGCCGTACAAGGCAGAGAACTACAGATATTAA
- the nadB gene encoding L-aspartate oxidase: protein MKKLFNAHLSFPKPVKTIPADIVIIGSGLAGLMAAVACAESGLNPVILTREKKLSSSSSLAQGGIACVWDDPDSLQDHYQDTLKAGYYYNNREAVKILVEEGQQVVTSLVRLGMKFDDKNRIIELGQEGAHSFRRILHAGGDATGWNLVQFLMGMVHNQGRTRIVEEAFVYDLAIEDCECRGVFSTSEEGPVFWNSKAVIVASGGFGQIYRYTTQAETNYGEILAETFLHGATISDMEFVQFHPTAFVGEDGTTFLITEALRGEGAYLLNEKGERFMNGVHELMELAPRDIVSRAIVAQKKAFIDARHLPGKFLTERFPTIFNNCLRKGYDLRTQLLPIRPVAHYTIGGLKTDLCGGSDIAGLYACGEAANVGCHGANRLASNSLLEALVFGRRAGFAAGKFSRHGHLSDRIGSTGRGRKFSCRDSEKFRNLMTEITGVIREGTKLQELVDGIERKLGEFSETGVSFGGLPGYYRLINSYLVAKSALLRAESRGVHFRKDFPQTDPRWSKRMNFNIEKGITYEKVDCGPESGRSSDR from the coding sequence GTGAAAAAACTTTTTAACGCACACCTGTCTTTCCCCAAACCTGTCAAAACCATCCCTGCTGATATCGTGATTATCGGATCCGGACTCGCCGGTCTGATGGCGGCAGTCGCCTGCGCCGAATCAGGCCTGAATCCAGTGATCCTGACCAGGGAGAAAAAGCTCTCCAGTTCGTCGTCGCTCGCCCAGGGAGGCATCGCCTGCGTCTGGGACGATCCGGACAGCCTGCAGGATCATTACCAGGACACCCTGAAGGCCGGTTATTACTACAACAACCGGGAAGCCGTGAAAATCCTGGTGGAAGAGGGGCAGCAGGTGGTCACTTCTTTGGTCCGGCTGGGCATGAAATTCGATGACAAGAATCGGATCATAGAACTCGGGCAGGAAGGGGCGCATTCATTCAGGCGGATTCTGCATGCCGGAGGGGACGCCACAGGCTGGAATCTGGTGCAGTTTTTGATGGGCATGGTGCACAACCAGGGACGGACCAGGATCGTGGAAGAGGCTTTCGTCTACGATCTGGCGATCGAAGACTGCGAATGCAGGGGGGTTTTTTCCACTTCTGAAGAGGGGCCGGTTTTCTGGAACAGTAAAGCTGTGATCGTGGCTTCAGGCGGCTTCGGCCAGATCTACAGATACACCACCCAGGCAGAGACGAATTACGGCGAAATTTTAGCTGAAACATTCCTGCATGGTGCCACTATTTCGGACATGGAATTTGTCCAGTTCCACCCCACTGCGTTTGTAGGCGAGGATGGCACGACATTTCTGATCACTGAAGCCTTGCGCGGCGAAGGCGCGTATCTGCTCAATGAAAAAGGCGAGCGCTTCATGAACGGTGTGCACGAACTGATGGAGCTCGCGCCCCGCGATATAGTATCCAGAGCCATAGTGGCGCAGAAAAAAGCTTTCATCGATGCCAGGCATCTCCCCGGGAAATTTCTGACCGAGCGTTTCCCCACGATTTTCAACAACTGCCTCAGGAAGGGATATGACCTGAGAACCCAGCTCCTGCCGATCCGGCCGGTGGCACATTACACAATCGGCGGGCTGAAGACCGACCTCTGCGGAGGATCCGATATCGCCGGACTTTACGCCTGTGGAGAGGCCGCAAATGTAGGGTGCCACGGGGCCAACCGGCTGGCCAGCAATTCCCTGCTCGAAGCACTGGTGTTCGGGCGCAGAGCCGGATTCGCGGCCGGAAAGTTCAGCCGCCATGGCCATCTCTCGGACAGGATCGGATCCACCGGGCGCGGCAGGAAGTTCAGCTGTCGGGACAGTGAAAAATTCAGAAATCTGATGACAGAGATCACCGGAGTGATCAGGGAAGGGACTAAACTACAGGAACTGGTGGATGGGATTGAGCGGAAATTAGGCGAATTTTCGGAAACCGGAGTCAGTTTTGGCGGACTGCCTGGATATTACAGGCTGATCAATTCATACCTGGTGGCAAAGAGTGCCCTGCTGAGGGCAGAAAGCCGGGGAGTGCATTTTCGGAAAGATTTTCCGCAGACAGACCCCAGATGGAGCAAAAGGATGAATTTCAATATTGAAAAGGGGATTACCTATGAAAAAGTTGATTGCGGACCGGAATCAGGTCGGTCGTCTGATCGCTGA
- the pyrR gene encoding bifunctional pyr operon transcriptional regulator/uracil phosphoribosyltransferase PyrR, whose translation MKKLIADRNQVGRLIAECAKRVAGLTGAEKVVFLGIQTRGVILAQRLIEQLKKLKKGKFPLGTLDITLYRDDFTQLGKHPVVKETRIDFDIEDKTVILVDDVLYTGRTIRAALDEIIDFGRPSRIMLLVLVDRGGRELPIQPDIFGELVEAGDNTDIRLMLSETDGEDAIYIVEEEGR comes from the coding sequence ATGAAAAAGTTGATTGCGGACCGGAATCAGGTCGGTCGTCTGATCGCTGAATGTGCGAAACGGGTGGCCGGACTGACCGGAGCAGAAAAAGTCGTTTTCTTAGGCATCCAGACCAGGGGAGTGATTCTGGCTCAGCGGCTGATTGAGCAGTTGAAAAAACTGAAGAAGGGAAAATTTCCTCTGGGTACCCTGGACATCACCCTTTACCGTGACGACTTCACCCAGCTGGGAAAGCATCCGGTGGTGAAGGAGACCAGGATTGATTTCGACATCGAGGATAAGACCGTGATCCTGGTGGATGACGTATTATACACCGGCCGGACGATCAGGGCGGCCCTGGACGAGATCATCGATTTCGGCAGGCCTTCCCGCATAATGCTGCTGGTGCTGGTCGACAGGGGAGGCAGGGAACTGCCGATCCAGCCGGATATCTTCGGAGAATTAGTGGAAGCAGGGGACAACACAGACATCAGACTGATGCTTTCTGAAACCGACGGCGAGGATGCGATTTACATTGTAGAAGAGGAGGGTAGATGA
- a CDS encoding aspartate carbamoyltransferase catalytic subunit, which produces MMEKGLHDIENLTREDLELVLQTSDTFLEICTRKVKKIPTLRGKTICLFFIEPSTRTRISFEIAAKRMSADVINFTASTSSLQKGESLTDTVKTIMAMGVDLFVLRHSAPGSSRKVEQVAGVPVINGGDGPHAHPTQAMLDLYTIYRHKKKFQDLKVAIIGDIFHSRVARSNIFSLTKMGVDVTLCGPPTLIPKEIEKLGVRVTYSVEDACRNADVIMCLRMQLERQQSGLFPSMREYIQLFRIDDRRFALAKDDAIIMHPGPMNRGIEITPEIAYHPRSVIEEQVTNGVAVRMALFYLLLGRGNEEITD; this is translated from the coding sequence ATGATGGAGAAAGGCCTGCATGACATCGAGAATCTCACCCGGGAGGACCTGGAGCTGGTGCTTCAGACCAGCGACACTTTCCTGGAGATCTGCACCAGGAAAGTGAAGAAGATCCCGACTCTGAGGGGAAAAACCATTTGCCTGTTCTTTATCGAACCGTCCACCAGGACCAGGATTTCTTTTGAGATAGCTGCCAAGCGGATGAGCGCGGATGTGATCAATTTCACGGCTTCCACCAGCAGCCTGCAGAAGGGAGAGTCGCTCACAGACACTGTCAAGACGATCATGGCAATGGGAGTCGACCTTTTCGTGCTCAGGCATTCAGCGCCAGGTTCTTCCCGCAAGGTGGAGCAGGTGGCTGGAGTGCCTGTGATCAACGGCGGAGACGGCCCGCATGCCCACCCCACACAAGCCATGCTTGACCTTTATACGATTTACAGGCACAAGAAAAAGTTCCAGGATCTGAAGGTTGCCATCATCGGAGACATCTTCCATTCCAGGGTGGCGCGCTCCAATATTTTTTCCCTGACCAAGATGGGAGTGGACGTTACGCTCTGCGGCCCGCCGACACTGATCCCCAAGGAAATTGAAAAGCTCGGCGTCAGGGTCACCTACTCGGTCGAGGACGCCTGCAGGAACGCTGACGTGATCATGTGCCTCAGGATGCAGCTTGAGCGTCAGCAGAGCGGACTTTTCCCTTCGATGAGGGAATACATCCAGCTCTTCCGCATCGACGACCGGCGCTTCGCTCTTGCCAAGGACGACGCCATCATCATGCACCCGGGTCCGATGAACCGGGGGATCGAGATCACTCCTGAGATCGCTTATCATCCCCGCTCAGTGATCGAGGAACAGGTCACGAACGGGGTAGCGGTACGGATGGCTCTGTTTTATCTGCTGCTGGGGAGGGGAAATGAAGAAATTACTGATTAA
- a CDS encoding dihydroorotase, producing the protein MKKLLIKNARVLSPEDGIDEILDIVIRDRKIEKIGKRLTGDETMDMAGLVVCPGFIDMHVHLREPGYEEKETVYTGTKAGLRGGFIALACMANTKPVADNRATLEFILNQNQKAGFLKLYPIGAVTKGQKGEELAEIADIYAAGAVAISDDGKGINSCAIMRRALEYNKMFHGPLIVHAEEQTLAKDGMMNEGLVASLLGFHGIPREAEDVIVARDLELIASTDSSVHFAHVSTLRSTALIREAKKKGLPVSAEVTPHHLLLTDTAVKSFDTNTKVNPPLRTLNDIEALCEGLRDGTIDAIASDHAPHTFEDKDCEYSFAPFGISGVETSVPLMLTYIVKKGVLTLGDFVRKVSVNPAKILHLPLGTIREGTEANLTVLDLEASGEVDPEIFLSKGRNTPFKGWKYTGRAVYAIVDGRVNKIG; encoded by the coding sequence ATGAAGAAATTACTGATTAAAAACGCCAGAGTGCTGAGCCCTGAGGACGGGATCGACGAAATTCTGGACATAGTGATCAGGGACCGGAAAATCGAGAAGATCGGAAAACGGCTGACCGGGGACGAAACCATGGACATGGCGGGACTGGTGGTCTGCCCTGGATTCATAGACATGCACGTTCATCTGCGGGAGCCTGGTTACGAGGAAAAGGAAACCGTCTATACAGGCACCAAGGCCGGACTGAGGGGCGGATTCATTGCTCTGGCCTGCATGGCCAACACCAAACCTGTGGCAGACAACAGAGCCACGCTCGAATTCATCCTCAACCAGAATCAGAAGGCCGGATTCCTGAAATTGTACCCGATCGGAGCTGTGACCAAGGGGCAGAAGGGCGAGGAACTGGCCGAGATCGCCGATATTTACGCTGCCGGCGCAGTCGCGATTTCCGATGACGGTAAAGGGATCAATTCCTGCGCCATCATGAGGAGAGCCCTGGAATACAACAAAATGTTCCATGGCCCGCTGATCGTGCATGCAGAGGAGCAGACCCTGGCCAAAGACGGCATGATGAACGAGGGGCTCGTTGCCTCGCTGCTCGGTTTCCACGGCATACCCAGGGAAGCCGAAGACGTGATCGTAGCCAGGGACCTGGAACTGATCGCTTCCACAGATTCGAGCGTGCATTTCGCCCACGTTTCCACGCTCCGCTCCACAGCCCTGATCAGGGAGGCCAAGAAAAAAGGTCTGCCTGTCAGCGCTGAAGTCACCCCGCATCATCTGCTGCTCACAGATACGGCTGTCAAGAGCTTTGACACAAACACCAAGGTCAATCCCCCCCTGCGCACTCTGAACGACATCGAAGCGCTCTGCGAAGGCCTGCGCGACGGCACGATCGATGCCATCGCCTCAGACCATGCGCCGCACACTTTCGAGGACAAGGACTGTGAATACAGTTTCGCTCCCTTCGGCATCTCAGGGGTTGAGACAAGCGTACCCCTGATGCTTACATATATCGTGAAAAAAGGTGTGCTCACACTGGGCGACTTTGTGCGGAAGGTCTCAGTGAACCCGGCGAAGATCCTGCACCTGCCCTTAGGGACGATCAGGGAAGGCACAGAAGCCAACCTGACAGTGCTGGATCTGGAGGCTTCCGGTGAAGTCGATCCCGAGATCTTCCTGTCCAAAGGCAGGAACACTCCATTCAAGGGCTGGAAATACACAGGCAGGGCTGTATATGCGATCGTGGATGGCAGGGTCAATAAGATAGGTTAG